A window of Candidatus Binatus sp. genomic DNA:
CGCCCGTTGCGCTTCATCCATGAAATGAGGATTCTTGAGCAGCCGCGATGGCTTGCGTGAATTCCCGTCGCGCGGCGTCACCACGGAAAAGCAATCGATCAGCGATGGACCGTGATTCCAATTGACCAGTTCCTGCGACCTGCAATCGAGCCCGCCGGCGTCTCATGATTCCCGGAATATCCTGGCGCTCATCGATTCGGCGCGGTTGTCGAAGGTGTTGACGAGGCCCCAATCGGTCAACTTCGATTGCAGCCGCCGTCGTAGCCACAGACTCCGCGACATCGGTGCCGTCTTGGCGGCCGTCGGCGCCAATCGGCTGGGGCCGGCCAATCGCCTTGGGCAGCCAAATTGACTTCCGGTACGACTCGAGATTCGAGTGATGGAGGAAGGTGAACCCGCCGGGCTTTAATTTCTTGCCGAGTTGATTCAGATAGGCCGCGATTACGTCCGCCTCGACATGCACCAGCGAATCGAAGCTGAACGCGAAGTCAACGCTCCTGTCCTCAACCATCGCCAGCGACTTGCCGTCATTCACGTAGCATCGCACGTGCGGGTCCGACGCGAACCGTTCCTTGCACCTCTCGATGCAGGCAGGGGAGACGTCAACGGCGACAAGCTGCTCGCAAAATCCCTTGAGGAACTGGATCCAGCGGCCGAAGCCGGGCGCAATTTCGAGAATCGTGGACGCGGGGATGAAGCTCCGAATGCGTGGGAAGATCGAAGTCCATCACTCCAGCTCTGTTCCGCCCCATTTTACTGACCACTTGTCGCCGTCATCCTTCCAGCCGTCCGGCTTGCCCCACAAAATCAGGTTTTGCTCAACCGTTGGCATGGTACTCTACCGCTTCAATTCGGCGTTGATCGGGATGGAACGGGCAGGGCTCTTCAGGAGCCGGAGAATCCCCTTCAGGATTTAGGCCGCAATGCCTTCGAGGCGCGGCGCAGCACCCGTCGGGTCAGCCTTCTCGCGCGCGTGGCAGGGCCTTCCGCTTGCGCGTCGGCCACCCACATATGGACCCATTCAGACTCAAGTCCCTGCTCGACCTCGGGGCAGCCCGCCAGCGCCGGATTGCCGGCGATCGCGTCAGGCGATGCGAACAACACAATATTCTGGCGATACCACCACGCCACCCTTCGGTCGTCGCGGAGCTTGGGCCGGAATGGATCGAGCATCCTGAATCCTAACTCCTCAAAAATCTTCCGCCAGTAGGACAGGGGCTGACAGTTGACGTGCCCTTCGCCCCCCTGACCGGGAGGCGCTGCGGAAAACAGCACTTGCGGCGCCGCCGAGGTAAGCTGCCGCACCAAGTGCCGCGAATTGGGTGCGGGCAGATGCTCCGCAACCTCCAGGCACATGGCCAAATCGAATCGACCCGCGGGAATCTCGAATTTGCCGCTCAGATCGGTTGGACGAAAGCAATCGGCCGGAAACAGCAGCGTCGATGGCTTCAGATAGTCGCCGTCGAGTCCGACGATTTTCGCTATCCCCTGCGCCTTGAATTCGCCCAGCCATGCGCCGCGGCCGCAACCTACGTCCAGCACACTGGACGGATGAGTCAGCGCCACCACCATCGGCACGACGATTCGAGCGGAATCGCGCGCACGATCGCGTTCATACATATCTTCGGCGTAATAGTTAGCCAGGCTTTTGCGCATCAGTCCCCGCCTCTATTCTGTCTAACGATTAGCAAACAACGGCGCTGTCAGATACCATCGCGGAAGATGAATCTCTCGGATCTGCTGCCCAAACCCGGATTTATCGCGGCCAATCTGGAAAGGCGTCGCCTTCGCTCAAGCTTCGGTAAAATCTACAGGAAATTTCGCGCCTATACGATGATTCACGAAGTCAAGTACGTCAACAACTTGGAACTCTGCTTCGAGTTCAGGAAGATTTCCGGGTGCGTGGTGGAGTGCGGGGTGTGGCGCGGGGGAATGAGCGCCGGTATGGCCGAGGTGCTCGGTCCCAATAGGCACTACTTTCTGTTCGACAGTTTCGAGGGATTGCCGCCCGCGCGCGAAGATCTCGACGGTGCGGCGGCGACCGCGTGGCAAAGCAATACCAAATCACCGACCTACTACAACAACTGCGCCGCCGCGGAAGAAGAAGCTGCGGCGGCAATGAAGCTTTCCGGCGCGACTTCATTTTCGCTGGTCAAGGGATGGTTCAATGAAACGACCCCGGGGTTCGCTCCTCCTGGCGAGATCGCAGTGCTGCGGCTCGACGGCGATTGGTACGATTCCACCCGCGTCTGCCTCGAGAATCTGTACCCGCATGTGGCGCCAGGCGGAATAGTAATTGTCGATGACTATTACACCTGGGATGGATGCGCGCGCGCGGTCAATGAATTTCTTGGCCGTATCGCGTCGCCGAATGCGGTCCCAAGGCTTCGCCAGTTCCACGATCGCGCTGCCTACTTGATAAGGCCCGGTGGTCCGCAAGTGCCGGCGGACGGTTCGCTCCGCTCAAGTCCTTAGGCCGTGTCTATCGCTCGGGCGCGGTCAACCGTCTGACGACCGCCATCGGTCCGACTGCCATCATCGTCAGCCACACAGCGTTGGCTAACCGGTTTCGCATCGATAGATTTGGCTCGCGCGCCAGCGCCCTGATTCCCTTGACCAGCAGTCCAAACCGGCTGTCAGCGGCGATCGGATGAGTGGCAGGGTCCAGGCGGAGTGAGCTTATTTTCATTTTTGTCATTCGAAGCGTTGATCCAACCACTCGCGTATCCAGGTCGATTCCTTTCCTTTTCGCAGTCTTGCACAGAGTTTCGGGTAAATAGGAAGTTCCGGTCAGCCGGCGGTGGAGCCGGTCGAGATAGCGTCCGCCAAGATTGGACTCGTTCGTATCATGTATCCGGTACAGACCGAGTGATTTTCGAAGCGACACAACATCGCCGAAGAATGGCGTCAACGTCACGAGCGGTTTCTCCGCGACCGCGGTCCAGTCCTGTTCGTCCAGCGGCATCAATCTCTCGAGCGCTGCGCGATTGAACGCATTCCCACTGGACGAAGCACTTGGATATTCCCCGCAACGCCGGATGAGGTTGCGCAGATCTCCATTTGGCAGAAAGACTTCAAATTTGGGGACGCGAATTCCAAGCGGAACTTTATTCGCGTCGACCATCTCCAACTGAAACTGCACCTTTGCGATGCCGGGCCGCCACGCCTCTACCACCTCAGCCGCTGCGGTGGGAAGCAGCTCATCGTCCGCGTCGAGGAATATCACCAACTCGCCCCGGCTCGCGGTGAAGCCGGCGTTGAGCGCTGACCCATGCCCCCCGTTGCGCTTGAATACCGACGAAATCCGGCTGCCGTAAGACTCGATTACGTCACGCGAGGCGTCAGTTGAGCCGTCGTCCACGGCAATCACCTCGACGTTCGGATATGTCTGTGCGAGTGCGCTGTCAACTGCGGAGCGGAGGAATCGTCCGTAGTTATAGTTGATGACTAAGATGCTGACCAGCGGCCGTCCCGATTGCGGTGATGGCGCCGTCGCCGTGCTGACCGAACTCATCTCGCCAGCCTAATCCGTCCGCTGCAGCAGATAGGCCATTATCGGCAGCGCGACCAAAATAGATATTACGCCCGCGGCCGCGGCGCCGGTGGGGCCGTGCCATGCTGTCAATGGATAGATCGCGATCGCCAGAACCGCTGCCCGAGTGGCAGCCACGATAACGTAGCGCTCCGGTTTTCCAAGCCCGGTGAGAAAGCTTCGCCCGACTACCAGGATCCCCTGCAGGAGCCCGTAAATACACAGGACCTTGAGCGGGGGCACCGCGTGAATCCAGGCTGGTCCGAATAACCGGAGAACGACCGTCCGTCCAAAGGCGAATATGAACGCGGCGTATCCCAGCCCGACCGCAGCCACCACCCCTATCAGGGACCAGTACAGGCGCACTCTTGCGTGGCGATCCTTGCGCAGTCGCGCCACCATCGGAAACGCCACCACGGAAGTGGACATCGTAAATTCCGCGACCGGCATCTCGCCTGCGCGAAAGGCCATTTGGTAGTTACCCAGCGCGCCGGGTCCGAGCAGATGGCCCACGGTCAGATTGTCGAGTTGCTTCGCAATGAAGTCGCACAAGATACCAAGACTGAACCACAATCCGAACGACAGCATTGTCCTCGCGTGGGCCATGCTGAAACCCAGCCGCGGCCAATGCGGAAATAGCCAGTAGGTCAGAACATCCCGCACTACTGCGCCGGCGAGCAACGAGAACACCAGACCGCGCCAGTCGCGCCAGTACAGCACGGCCATCAGGCCGAATATGAAGCTCGCCGCAACCTCCGAAACGTTCAGGATGGTCACGAAATGGAAATCGAGACGTCGATAGAGAGAAATAAGGCGCGGACTCTGAATCGATTGCAGAATTGGAAGTGGAACTATCGCCCAGAAAACCGTGTATGCGTCGCCCAAATGGAAAAAGTTGCCCAGCGGACGCGAGAACACAACCAGCATCAATCCGATAATCAGGCTGCGCACGAGATAGGTCGTGAATAGAGTGTCAAGATACGGATCGATCCGATCCTCTTGCTGAATGAGCGCCTGCCCCATGCGCGGATCGCTTACCGCACTCAGCGCCGTGCAGACCAATGTCGCACTGGCGATCACGCCGAAGTCAAAGGGTTTGAGCAACCGCACGAAGACGATGTACCGCGCAACGGTGACAATCGAGGTCAGTCCGCGCGCCGCTGCGGTCCATGAAAGACCGGTGAAGAATGTTTTGAATAGAGCCTCCCTGAGTTTGAGAGAGGTTTCCTCCTGGCGGTCGCTTGCGTCCGCGGCGTTCATCTCCGGCGCCGCCTCCACCGATGGCGCGGCCCGGGTTACCGGCTCGGGGGGCATTGTGACGATTCGCTCTCCATAGCAAAACTGTGGTCCGCCACTATGCCACGTAACTGCCGTCCGGGCATAGCGGGGCAGGGCGCGGACCCGTTCCTCGAATCTTAGGGAAGTCGGCACTCTCGCCGGCCAATTCGGTCCTGTCCGGTTTCGGACAGTACCGCCAATTCCATGTCGCATCTCATCTCAACTTTGCGCCATGGAGTCTCATCGGCCTCCATCGACGCTCGAAAATCAAGTGCTCGAACAGCGGAGAATCTCGGCTAGCTCGTTCGCCAAATGAAATGCGTCATCAACGCGAAGATCGTGCGTTGTTACGCGACAGAGTGTTCCACCTTGGAACATCAGTGAGTACTGATCGATGACACACCTCCAGCGGCAGGGAAGTTGCTCTTTGAGCGATTGTGAAGTGCACATCGACTCGAGCGGGGGCAACGATCATGTCGCATCGATACCGATACTATACATCATTATCTATTACATCATTAGCTACTAGGTCATTAGCTAAATGCTCTGTTTTGGTATTACTATTGTATACTCTTTCCCTGATACGCGGATCTCCCGCCTTTGCTCAGACAGTTGTCGACGGCGGCTTGACCGCTCCGGAAGTCGGTTGGTCGTTGGGGTCTAATCTGCTGGTGAACGGCGATTTCTCGCAAGGTACAACCGGTTGGATATTTTCGAGCGCCTGCTTCAGTGTGGATCCCACCACTCTGGCGCCCAACGGCGCCGCCAGCCTGGAGTTGAGCCAACTCGCAACTTGCACCAGCCTTGCTCCGGTCGCGAAGAATTCGCTCGCGGTCATCAGTGGGCAGGAGTACACGCTGAGCGGCCAGTTTATGACTGAAAACTTTACGGGCTTGAAGTCTTACGATGGCGCGGATTTCGATCTATTCGGCTATGGCCGTTCGCCTATTATGAGCGGTACCACCGACTGGACCACCACGACTCTGCAGCATCTGACCGTCCCCTCAGGGGTGAACTCGGCTGTTCGCCTTCAGACCTACGGCCCAGTGCCGACCGGAAGCGCGTGGTTTGCAAACATGTCGCTGCAGCAGGAGATACCGCCGGGGCTACAGATGTTTCTGCTGTACCCGAACTACCGCGGAATGATGTTTTCCGATCAAAGCCAGGTCGCAAGCATGGACCTGACCGTCACTCCGACTACCGGAACCGCGCTGTCGAGCCTGCAAGTCGTAATCGACGCGACGGACGCCAGCGGCAAGATTGTCGCCAGCCAGACCGTCACTCCCGAGTCGACTGAGTTCACGGGCACTCTCGACATGACATCCTTGCCGCTTGGCACCTACCAGGTTGCGGGAATACTCGAGGATTCCAGCGGCAGCGTGTTGATGACGCAGAGCCCCTACGCGATCGTGAAGCTTGACGCATCGGTGCGCGCGGGCATGAAGGCGTGGATCGACCCGGCTAATCTCGCGCATTTCATCGATGGCAATCCTCACTTCGTGCTTGGAATCTACGACACGACCGGTTATTCGGACCTCTCGGCTTACTACGCGACGCGGCTTGCCGCGATCGCGCTGGCGCCGATCAACATGATTATCAACTACTACATTACCAATGCCCCGACGAGGGCGATTATCGCATACACTACTGCGATGAAGCAGTTTGGGATTTCGTTTCTGCCCGATGTGGCCGCCTTCTATACGGGGCTTGCAGCCTGGCCTGCCGGCCCCGCCAAAGAATTTGGAACCGAGGATCAGGACACGCTGATTTCCGATTACGCGGCGGCATTGTCGTCCGACTCCGGGGTGGTCGGATACTACGTTGGCGACGAGCCCGCGATCAGCCGGCAGCCGGAAACGTTCAACCAGTATGGGCTGATCAAGGCGCACGATCCGTCGGGCTTCAACCTGGCGGTGCTCAACCGCCCGCTCGACCTCCCGTTGTGGAAGGACACCGTCGATATTCTGGGCGTCGATGCCTATCCCCTCGCCCAGGCCACCGGAAACGATCTCGCCGAAGTTG
This region includes:
- a CDS encoding TylF/MycF/NovP-related O-methyltransferase; the protein is MNLSDLLPKPGFIAANLERRRLRSSFGKIYRKFRAYTMIHEVKYVNNLELCFEFRKISGCVVECGVWRGGMSAGMAEVLGPNRHYFLFDSFEGLPPAREDLDGAAATAWQSNTKSPTYYNNCAAAEEEAAAAMKLSGATSFSLVKGWFNETTPGFAPPGEIAVLRLDGDWYDSTRVCLENLYPHVAPGGIVIVDDYYTWDGCARAVNEFLGRIASPNAVPRLRQFHDRAAYLIRPGGPQVPADGSLRSSP
- a CDS encoding class I SAM-dependent methyltransferase; protein product: MRKSLANYYAEDMYERDRARDSARIVVPMVVALTHPSSVLDVGCGRGAWLGEFKAQGIAKIVGLDGDYLKPSTLLFPADCFRPTDLSGKFEIPAGRFDLAMCLEVAEHLPAPNSRHLVRQLTSAAPQVLFSAAPPGQGGEGHVNCQPLSYWRKIFEELGFRMLDPFRPKLRDDRRVAWWYRQNIVLFASPDAIAGNPALAGCPEVEQGLESEWVHMWVADAQAEGPATRARRLTRRVLRRASKALRPKS
- a CDS encoding oligosaccharide flippase family protein, yielding MPPEPVTRAAPSVEAAPEMNAADASDRQEETSLKLREALFKTFFTGLSWTAAARGLTSIVTVARYIVFVRLLKPFDFGVIASATLVCTALSAVSDPRMGQALIQQEDRIDPYLDTLFTTYLVRSLIIGLMLVVFSRPLGNFFHLGDAYTVFWAIVPLPILQSIQSPRLISLYRRLDFHFVTILNVSEVAASFIFGLMAVLYWRDWRGLVFSLLAGAVVRDVLTYWLFPHWPRLGFSMAHARTMLSFGLWFSLGILCDFIAKQLDNLTVGHLLGPGALGNYQMAFRAGEMPVAEFTMSTSVVAFPMVARLRKDRHARVRLYWSLIGVVAAVGLGYAAFIFAFGRTVVLRLFGPAWIHAVPPLKVLCIYGLLQGILVVGRSFLTGLGKPERYVIVAATRAAVLAIAIYPLTAWHGPTGAAAAGVISILVALPIMAYLLQRTD
- a CDS encoding glycosyltransferase family 2 protein — translated: MSSVSTATAPSPQSGRPLVSILVINYNYGRFLRSAVDSALAQTYPNVEVIAVDDGSTDASRDVIESYGSRISSVFKRNGGHGSALNAGFTASRGELVIFLDADDELLPTAAAEVVEAWRPGIAKVQFQLEMVDANKVPLGIRVPKFEVFLPNGDLRNLIRRCGEYPSASSSGNAFNRAALERLMPLDEQDWTAVAEKPLVTLTPFFGDVVSLRKSLGLYRIHDTNESNLGGRYLDRLHRRLTGTSYLPETLCKTAKRKGIDLDTRVVGSTLRMTKMKISSLRLDPATHPIAADSRFGLLVKGIRALAREPNLSMRNRLANAVWLTMMAVGPMAVVRRLTAPER
- a CDS encoding choice-of-anchor D domain-containing protein; protein product: MGSNLLVNGDFSQGTTGWIFSSACFSVDPTTLAPNGAASLELSQLATCTSLAPVAKNSLAVISGQEYTLSGQFMTENFTGLKSYDGADFDLFGYGRSPIMSGTTDWTTTTLQHLTVPSGVNSAVRLQTYGPVPTGSAWFANMSLQQEIPPGLQMFLLYPNYRGMMFSDQSQVASMDLTVTPTTGTALSSLQVVIDATDASGKIVASQTVTPESTEFTGTLDMTSLPLGTYQVAGILEDSSGSVLMTQSPYAIVKLDASVRAGMKAWIDPANLAHFIDGNPHFVLGIYDTTGYSDLSAYYATRLAAIALAPINMIINYYITNAPTRAIIAYTTAMKQFGISFLPDVAAFYTGLAAWPAGPAKEFGTEDQDTLISDYAAALSSDSGVVGYYVGDEPAISRQPETFNQYGLIKAHDPSGFNLAVLNRPLDLPLWKDTVDILGVDAYPLAQATGNDLAEVADRTRAAYQTGHGSRPVWTVIQFFQLDLESAWPTQQQLHDMSWMAIVEGATGLFYWEYGLRGLSYVKDPVEHAALYQELINVTTEIKSLEPVLLSPDAAVITANSAAGTVFTKTKIGADGTRYLFSYNYTASGVTAEFTLAQPAASIIDDDTGVSTAPDSSTTFSEAFEPYQAHVLLISNSAPAPTPIPSATPTTAATATPTGSPTPAPTSTATATSVVTATPTRTATSSATRTATMTATITATATKTATATATPTATRTATATASATPTATPTPGALSISPKKLKFGAHRLGTMSSAKTLKVTNASGVAVKIAGMSVTGDFAQTNTCGASLAARNSCRIRVTFKPTATGKRTGHLPLNDNAINNPQVVDLSGTGNS
- a CDS encoding class I SAM-dependent methyltransferase, whose translation is MFPRIRSFIPASTILEIAPGFGRWIQFLKGFCEQLVAVDVSPACIERCKERFASDPHVRCYVNDGKSLAMVEDRSVDFAFSFDSLVHVEADVIAAYLNQLGKKLKPGGFTFLHHSNLESYRKSIWLPKAIGRPQPIGADGRQDGTDVAESVATTAAAIEVDRLGPRQHLRQPRRIDERQDIPGIMRRRRARLQVAGTGQLESRSIADRLLFRGDAARREFTQAIAAAQESSFHG